In Cicer arietinum cultivar CDC Frontier isolate Library 1 chromosome 1, Cicar.CDCFrontier_v2.0, whole genome shotgun sequence, one DNA window encodes the following:
- the LOC101491083 gene encoding probable sugar phosphate/phosphate translocator At5g25400: MLKALMPVAVYSIGVLLKKESYKNDTMFNMLSISLGVGVAAYGEARFDTWGVILQLGVVAFEATRLVMIQILLTSKGISLNPITSLYYVAPCCFVFLSIPWILVEYPILKQTSTFQFDFVIFGTNSFCAFALNLAVFLLVGKTSALTMNVAGVVKDWLLIAFSWSVIKDTVTPINLFGYGLAFLGVAYYNHSKLQALKAKEAQKKVSQPDEETGRLLEDREGDGSGKRNDNQN; the protein is encoded by the coding sequence ATGCTTAAAGCTCTTATGCCTGTTGCCGTTTACTCCATCGGCgttcttttgaaaaaagaatctTACAAAAACGACACCATGTTTAACATGTTATCCATTTCTCTTGGCGTTGGTGTTGCCGCATATGGTGAAGCTAGGTTTGATACATGGGGTGTTATTCTTCAATTAGGTGTTGTTGCTTTTGAAGCCACCAGATTGGTTATGATTCAAATCTTGCTTACATCCAAAGGGATTTCATTGAATCCTATTACATCTTTGTACTACGTTGCTCCTTGTTGTTTCGTTTTCTTGTCTATTCCTTGGATCCTTGTCGAGTATCCAATTTTGAAACAGACTTCCACTtttcaatttgattttgttatttttggGACTAATTCATTCTGTGCATTTGCTTTGAATCTTGCTGTTTTTCTTCTTGTTGGCAAAACTTCAGCTTTGACAATGAATGTTGCTGGTGTTGTTAAAGATTGGCTTTTGATTGCGTTTTCTTGGTCTGTTATTAAGGATACTGTTACACCCATTAATTTGTTTGGGTATGGACTTGCTTTCTTGGGTGTGGCTTATTATAATCATTCAAAGTTGCAGGCGCTTAAGGCTAAAGAGGCACAGAAGAAGGTTTCACAACCTGATGAAGAAACTGGAAGGTTGCTTGAAGATAGAGAAGGAGATGGATCAGGGAAGAGAAATGATAATCAGAATTGA